In one Cydia strobilella chromosome 25, ilCydStro3.1, whole genome shotgun sequence genomic region, the following are encoded:
- the LOC134752738 gene encoding coiled-coil domain-containing protein 13 isoform X1, which translates to MNKGKLISVSQVTSAKTPAKGEKLGELASKMDETDEMKLKMLHALDNPDPDDVLYPPELNAHLIEQLKVCINNKIRWLGLQATPGLPFTFGYFLLQVMTCENNELRKLVFSKDTEIKELNKTVMDLNQRIRDIISGTGPAISSKSAGIISAKIADLCKQNRHLVAELEGYKTKNSALERKILQLDVLSKDNEKLNVCHCKDEPVDINPDELKDLNNKLAVVNKKLYESKNRNLELKNEILLASKILQQELGDKFTSIKELQNDMAGWKGRAQQILLLQKRIAELEEKFNGKHKDVIEARKKDQSNVIREIEMKRKKEVDQAMKDLESFKEENQEMKKKLDGARCRVRNLECDSTAIRQKMQTFVEKSNHDDLLINEQRNQIKNLEMYYQEILRENTTKLNKMNGEIEEYKKLINNTEAKIDALRKQSTEKAAKIEELRVQLLRYEECSLQSVFFTPMKTATDNEIKKLSELVKTLNDRLSEERRKWDELEADHRKLRVKKRKLEKRINMMEIEIKGYRDTRKGSRASKISLKTEPVSETVALGAHPSVSKKPSTTLSTTDKISESTIYETVTNEEYELLDKDELKYKLELADEKLKIMEDKLKMIEEEKQEDCNSLTEMIQTSKQLFNEALAVLQKEKCVCS; encoded by the exons ATGAATAAAGGAAAGCTAATTTCGGTATCTCAAGTAACAAGCGCCAAGACGCCCGCAAAGGGCGAAAAATTAGGAGAATTGGCGAGTAAAATGGATGAAACTGATGAGATGAAGCTCAAAATGTTGCATGCGTTAGACAATCCAGATCCTGATGATGTTCTGTATCCGCCTGAGTTAAACGCACACCTTATTGAACAGCTTAAGgtttgtataaataataaaattagatgGTTAGGATTACAAGCAACACCAGGCCTTCCTTTTACTTTTGGATATTTCTTGCTTCAGGTGATGACATGTGAGAATAACGAGCTTCGAAAGCTGGTGTTTTCAAAAGATACCGAAATCAAAGAACTAAATAAAACTGTCATGGACCTCAATCAGCGTATTCGGGATATCATATCTGGCACTGGGCCCGCCATCTCGTCTAAATCAGCCGGTATTATCAGTGCCAAAATAGCTGACTTGTGCAAACAAAACCGTCATCTTGTAGCCGAATTGGAAGG GTATAAAACCAAAAACTCTGCTTTAGAAAGAAAAATACTGCAATTGGATGTACTCAGCAAAGATAACGAAAAACTTAATGTTTGTCACTGCAAAGACGAACCCGTAGATATCAATCCTGATGAGTTGAAGGACTTAAACAATAAACTCGCTGTTGTCAACAAAAAACTATACGAAAGCAAGAACAGAAATCTTGAGTTGAAAAATGAAATATTACTCGCTAGTAAGATACTACAGCAG GAGTTGGGAGACAAGTTCACAAGTATTAAAGAGCTGCAGAATGATATGGCCGGATGGAAGGGAAGAGCACAACAGATTCTCCTGTTGCAAAAACGGATAGCTGAGTTAGAAGAAAAATTTAATGGCAAACATAAGGACGTAATTGAAGCTCGGAAAAAGGATCAAAGCAAT GTCATACGAGAAATAGAGATGAAACGAAAGAAAGAGGTCGACCAAGCAATGAAAGATCTCGAGAGTTTTAAAGAAGAGAACCAAGAGATGAAGAAGAAATTGGATGGAGCGCGGTGCAGAGTGCGAAACTTGGAATGTGACTCCACAGCTATCCGGCAGAAGATGCAGACGTTTGTCGAAAAGAGCAATCATGATGATTTGCTTATTAACGAACAGAGA AATCAAATTAAGAATCTCGAGATGTACTACCAGGAAATATTAAGAGAAAATActacaaaactaaacaaaatgAATGGTGAAATCGAAGAATATAAAAAATTGATCAACAATACCGAAGCCAAAATAGATGCTCTTAGAAAACAATCGACAGAGAAAGCTGCCAAAATTGAAGAACTACGTGTTCAACTCCTGCGTTACGAAGAGTGTTCTCTCCAAAGTGTATTCTTCACACCAATGAAAACAGCAACTGATAATGAAATCAAAAAGCTGTCGGAACTAGTGAAAACTTTAAACGATAGATTATCAGAGGAGAGACGTAAATGGGATGAACTTGAAGCAGATCATAGGAAATTGAGAGTGAAAAAACGAAAGTTAGAAAAAAGAATCAATATGATGGAGATTGAAATAAAGGGTTACAGAGATACAAGGAAGGGCTCTCGTGCTTCGAAGATTTCTTTAAAGACTGAACCGGTGTCTGAAACTGTTGCATTAGGAGCTCATCCTTCTGTTTCTAAGAAACCATCTACGACTTTATCTACAACAGACAAAATTAGTGAAAGTACAATTTATGAAACTGTGACAAATGAAGAATACGAACTTCTTGATAAAGatgaattgaaatataaatTGGAACTTGCTGACGAAAAATTAAAGATTATGGAagacaaattaaaaatgatCGAAGAAGAAAAACAAGAGGATTGTAATAGTTTGACTGAAATGATTCAAACGTCTAAGCAATTATTTAATGAAGCTTTGGCGGTATTACAGAAGGAGAAATGTGTATGTtcgtaa
- the LOC134752738 gene encoding coiled-coil domain-containing protein 13 isoform X2 — protein MNKGKLISVSQVTSAKTPAKGEKLGELASKMDETDEMKLKMLHALDNPDPDDVLYPPELNAHLIEQLKVMTCENNELRKLVFSKDTEIKELNKTVMDLNQRIRDIISGTGPAISSKSAGIISAKIADLCKQNRHLVAELEGYKTKNSALERKILQLDVLSKDNEKLNVCHCKDEPVDINPDELKDLNNKLAVVNKKLYESKNRNLELKNEILLASKILQQELGDKFTSIKELQNDMAGWKGRAQQILLLQKRIAELEEKFNGKHKDVIEARKKDQSNVIREIEMKRKKEVDQAMKDLESFKEENQEMKKKLDGARCRVRNLECDSTAIRQKMQTFVEKSNHDDLLINEQRNQIKNLEMYYQEILRENTTKLNKMNGEIEEYKKLINNTEAKIDALRKQSTEKAAKIEELRVQLLRYEECSLQSVFFTPMKTATDNEIKKLSELVKTLNDRLSEERRKWDELEADHRKLRVKKRKLEKRINMMEIEIKGYRDTRKGSRASKISLKTEPVSETVALGAHPSVSKKPSTTLSTTDKISESTIYETVTNEEYELLDKDELKYKLELADEKLKIMEDKLKMIEEEKQEDCNSLTEMIQTSKQLFNEALAVLQKEKCVCS, from the exons ATGAATAAAGGAAAGCTAATTTCGGTATCTCAAGTAACAAGCGCCAAGACGCCCGCAAAGGGCGAAAAATTAGGAGAATTGGCGAGTAAAATGGATGAAACTGATGAGATGAAGCTCAAAATGTTGCATGCGTTAGACAATCCAGATCCTGATGATGTTCTGTATCCGCCTGAGTTAAACGCACACCTTATTGAACAGCTTAAG GTGATGACATGTGAGAATAACGAGCTTCGAAAGCTGGTGTTTTCAAAAGATACCGAAATCAAAGAACTAAATAAAACTGTCATGGACCTCAATCAGCGTATTCGGGATATCATATCTGGCACTGGGCCCGCCATCTCGTCTAAATCAGCCGGTATTATCAGTGCCAAAATAGCTGACTTGTGCAAACAAAACCGTCATCTTGTAGCCGAATTGGAAGG GTATAAAACCAAAAACTCTGCTTTAGAAAGAAAAATACTGCAATTGGATGTACTCAGCAAAGATAACGAAAAACTTAATGTTTGTCACTGCAAAGACGAACCCGTAGATATCAATCCTGATGAGTTGAAGGACTTAAACAATAAACTCGCTGTTGTCAACAAAAAACTATACGAAAGCAAGAACAGAAATCTTGAGTTGAAAAATGAAATATTACTCGCTAGTAAGATACTACAGCAG GAGTTGGGAGACAAGTTCACAAGTATTAAAGAGCTGCAGAATGATATGGCCGGATGGAAGGGAAGAGCACAACAGATTCTCCTGTTGCAAAAACGGATAGCTGAGTTAGAAGAAAAATTTAATGGCAAACATAAGGACGTAATTGAAGCTCGGAAAAAGGATCAAAGCAAT GTCATACGAGAAATAGAGATGAAACGAAAGAAAGAGGTCGACCAAGCAATGAAAGATCTCGAGAGTTTTAAAGAAGAGAACCAAGAGATGAAGAAGAAATTGGATGGAGCGCGGTGCAGAGTGCGAAACTTGGAATGTGACTCCACAGCTATCCGGCAGAAGATGCAGACGTTTGTCGAAAAGAGCAATCATGATGATTTGCTTATTAACGAACAGAGA AATCAAATTAAGAATCTCGAGATGTACTACCAGGAAATATTAAGAGAAAATActacaaaactaaacaaaatgAATGGTGAAATCGAAGAATATAAAAAATTGATCAACAATACCGAAGCCAAAATAGATGCTCTTAGAAAACAATCGACAGAGAAAGCTGCCAAAATTGAAGAACTACGTGTTCAACTCCTGCGTTACGAAGAGTGTTCTCTCCAAAGTGTATTCTTCACACCAATGAAAACAGCAACTGATAATGAAATCAAAAAGCTGTCGGAACTAGTGAAAACTTTAAACGATAGATTATCAGAGGAGAGACGTAAATGGGATGAACTTGAAGCAGATCATAGGAAATTGAGAGTGAAAAAACGAAAGTTAGAAAAAAGAATCAATATGATGGAGATTGAAATAAAGGGTTACAGAGATACAAGGAAGGGCTCTCGTGCTTCGAAGATTTCTTTAAAGACTGAACCGGTGTCTGAAACTGTTGCATTAGGAGCTCATCCTTCTGTTTCTAAGAAACCATCTACGACTTTATCTACAACAGACAAAATTAGTGAAAGTACAATTTATGAAACTGTGACAAATGAAGAATACGAACTTCTTGATAAAGatgaattgaaatataaatTGGAACTTGCTGACGAAAAATTAAAGATTATGGAagacaaattaaaaatgatCGAAGAAGAAAAACAAGAGGATTGTAATAGTTTGACTGAAATGATTCAAACGTCTAAGCAATTATTTAATGAAGCTTTGGCGGTATTACAGAAGGAGAAATGTGTATGTtcgtaa